One window from the genome of Podospora pseudocomata strain CBS 415.72m chromosome 6, whole genome shotgun sequence encodes:
- the ELP4 gene encoding Elongator subunit elp4 (COG:B; COG:K; EggNog:ENOG503NVWH): MSFVKRNTVLSSRPGRAIPGAKQPDAENQPPPPGVRPSPLDGRPTTSTGTASLDQLLAGHSGLPLGTCLLVEEQGTTDFSGILLRYYAAEGLVQGHQVHLVGYPPQWRRNLPGLAEPDKKSKSKQPPPAQEEKMKIAWRYEALGNSAASGNTPRGDADQPIFCHSFDLAKRLEPAVCKGSLNPTPSTGPPLFDARPQPTSISPLKAIIRHLQTKLETSPSSDIHRVIIPSLLLPELYAPQCSLPSEVLQFLHALRALLRRYSTQLTAIITLQTSLYPRSSGLVRWMELLCDGVLELIPLPATPGAAPPSSSSEKTEQAQGLLKAHTLPIYHEKGGGGAETSSFRETLSFSLSATKGLNIKPYSLPPMEEEENKKEKSPAGTVRDGIDF, from the coding sequence ATGTCATTCGTCAAGAGAAATACAGTACTATCGTCGAGACCTGGGAGAGCCATCCCAGGGGCAAAGCAACCAGATGCCGAgaatcaaccaccaccgccgggtGTGAGACCGTCGCCGCTGGACGGTCGACCAACAACGTCTACCGGAACCGCATCGCTAGATCAACTCCTTGCTGGTCACAGTGGGTTACCACTAGGAACCTGTCTTTTGGTGGAAGAACAAGGGACGACAGACTTTTCAGGTATCCTACTCAGATATTATGCTGCCGAAGGCCTCGTCCAAGGGCACCAAGTACACCTCGTCGGCTACCCACCACAATGGAGGAGGAACCTCCCGGGCCTAGCCGAACCCGACAAGAAATCAAAgtcaaaacaaccaccaccggcgcaaGAGGAAAAGATGAAGATTGCATGGAGATACGAAGCTCTTGGGAACTCAGCAGCGTCAGGAAATACCCCACGAGGAGATGCCGACCAGCCCATCTTCTGCCACTCGTTCGATCTCGCCAAGCGCCTCGAGCCAGCTGTTTGTAAAGGGTCACTCAATCCAACACCGAGCACTGGGCCACCTTTGTTTGATGCCAGACCTCAGCCAACGAGTATATCTCCTCTAAAAGCCATTATCAGACACCTGCAGACGAAGCTCGAAACCTCGCCCTCAAGCGATATTCACCGTGTGATTATTCCCAGTCTTTTGCTGCCAGAACTTTACGCACCACAATGCAGTCTTCCATCCGAAGTGCTGCAATTCTTGCATGCTCTAAGGGCGTTACTACGAAGGTACAGCACCCAGCTGACGGCGATTATCACTCTACAAACGTCGCTGTACCCAAGGAGTTCAGGGTTGGTTAGGTGGATGGAGTTGCTGTGTGATGGAGTGCTTGAGTTGATTCCTCTACCGGCTACGCCTGGGGCAGCTCCTCCGTCAAGCTCATCTGAGAAGACAGAACAGGCACAGGGGCTGCTGAAGGCACATACGCTACCGATCTATCATGagaagggaggtggtggagccGAGACGAGCTCGTTTAGGGAGACTCTTTCGTTTAGCTTGAGTGCGACAAAGGGTCTTAATATCAAGCCTTATAGCTTGCCGCctatggaggaggaggagaacaagaaggagaagtcACCTGCTGGTACGGTCAGGGATGGGATTGACTTCTAG
- the RPB8 gene encoding DNA-directed RNA polymerases I, II, and III subunit RPABC3 (EggNog:ENOG503P46H; BUSCO:EOG092652ZZ; COG:K) has protein sequence MAGLGSDAQLFEDNFRVHKLSDKKYDRVDRIYATSEDKSIEITLDINNELFPCKEGDELNMLIATSLHYDGTKDDERGWRDVAKMGASEGSLADQYDYVCYGKIYKFEDGEDGQTIKAYISFGGLLMSLVGPYKKLTPLRVEYVYLLVRRR, from the exons ATGGCCGGCCTCGGCTCCGACGCCCAGCTCTTCGAGGACAACTTCCGCGTCCACAAGCTCTCCGACAAGAAATACGACCGCGTCGACCGCATCTACGCCACCTCGGAAGACAAGTCAATCGAGATCAccctcgacatcaacaacgagCTCTTCCCCTGCAAGGAAGGCGACGAGCTGAACATGCTCatcgccacctccctccactACGACGGCACCAAAGACGACGAGCGCGGCTGGCGCGACGTCGCCAAGATGGGTGCGAGCGAGGGCTCGCTTGCCGACCAGTACGATTATGTCTGCTACGGCAAGATTTACAagtttgaggatggggaggacgggCAGACTAT CAAGGCATACATCTCCTTTGGCGGGCTGCTGATGTCTCTTGTCGGGCCTTACAAGAAGCTCACCCCGTTGAGGGTGGAATACGTCTACCTCTTGGTTCGCAGACGATGA